In Bacillus sp. BGMRC 2118, a single genomic region encodes these proteins:
- a CDS encoding GNAT family N-acetyltransferase gives MNIRKPNDTELKDILSLSPQAVFDGTLGEVKPSKEKIDQLIKPLLEKGSYYLIATDNDKLMGWILIGASRDPFTDRKNGFIYELFVIEEFRGNGISNLLMAAGIDHLKQAGYSEIRLSAYAGNSAIKLYEKLGFNIRTISMSLKV, from the coding sequence ATGAATATTAGAAAACCTAATGATACTGAACTAAAAGACATACTTTCTCTTTCACCACAAGCAGTGTTTGATGGCACATTAGGTGAAGTCAAACCGTCGAAAGAAAAAATTGACCAACTAATTAAGCCACTTTTAGAAAAAGGAAGTTACTATTTAATCGCAACAGATAACGATAAATTAATGGGGTGGATTTTAATAGGGGCTAGCAGAGACCCATTTACTGATAGGAAGAATGGGTTTATTTACGAACTTTTTGTAATAGAAGAATTTAGAGGGAATGGAATATCAAACCTGTTAATGGCAGCGGGGATTGACCATTTAAAACAAGCTGGGTATTCAGAGATCCGTCTTAGTGCATATGCAGGAAATTCAGCAATTAAACTGTATGAGAAATTAGGATTTAACATTAGGACAATATCGATGAGTTTGAAGGTATAA